The following are encoded together in the Choristoneura fumiferana chromosome 4, NRCan_CFum_1, whole genome shotgun sequence genome:
- the mAChR-B gene encoding muscarinic acetylcholine receptor, with the protein MNSTESLDVNRSTPIYTIGTSFITQWKQLKLKQSICLPTDGFSECQGTYLINGSNYTDVYFFNKTMEFNTNGLQPVLPPFPLWLAIIFATCLLLVILLTVSGNVLVLIAFLVDRTIRQPSNYFIASLAATDLLIGTISMPFYTDYVLKGYWHLGPLLCDLWLSVDYTVCLVSQYTVLLITVDRFCSVKIAARYRAWRTKNRVIWMVTVTWIIPALLFFTTIFGWEHFIGYRDLQEGECAVQFLKDPVFNTALIIGYYWTTLIVLIVLYAGIFKTAYDMQKKSEAKQRKMQSMVALSAGVMSGMAGRAAGMAALSKATISSEDQMKVTESIRKDSTSKGSLAAPLLTLGGSTDSNSSQKSSAHKSSATVTATSTTAESDGEKKEDQVEAERSSSPAFDSDDESTTQTNAKKRPSVVNLVMQTGALQLLNNMRMNGGMLIKTDLKQSPVMKHDLDKPKYSLSQISEKSLLDTDNLDISQSGPFSVQAPLAPPSNSSIMSPTSSGIATPSDHREVSTTIAQRIIPPPTEFRCSPTVSESPPSYSESSRARTVRVVKDGNTYDVLVGMDGADLRFMDESSVIVPTPTNESPPSSVTFPTTTEPSSPPTLNNSTNVTNTSLLQAALIRATAEAKVPTTKASFAPPPPIKVNTEVSLTTGERPKPVITLVSTSSNNNEPQSPKRPEIISPLKLNPVISPAVDNSELSSPAVTGSVRGDSKKDFVKNIGKKLKVKRSKRDGLFPSIGRQKSKSENRARKAFRTISFILGAFVVCWTPYHILALVEGFCTDPPCINKHLYMFTYFLCYANSPINPFCYALANQQFKKTFTRLLRGDFHIT; encoded by the exons ATGAACTCGACTGAGAGCCTCGACGTCAATCGCTCCACGCCGATATATACGATCGGCACAAGTTTTATTACGCAATG GAAACAATTAAAGCTGAAGCAAAGCATTTGCCTCCCGACGGACGGCTTCTCCGAATGCCAAGGCACCTACCTCATCAACGGGTCCAACTACACTGACGTTTACTTCTTCAATAAGACCATGGAATTCAATACCAACGGCCTG CAACCGGTTCTGCCCCCATTCCCTCTATGGCTCGCCATCATCTTCGCGACCTGCCTTCTCCTGGTCATTCTGCTCACAGTCAGTGGCAACGTCCTTGTGCTCATTGCCTTCCTCGTGGACAGAACCATTCGGCAGCCCAGCAACTACTTCATCGCGTCACTCGCTGCCACCGATCTGCTAATAG GTACCATATCGATGCCTTTTTACACAGATTACGTTTTGAAAGGATATTGGCATCTCGGTCCATTATTGTGCGATCTCTGGCTCTCCGTAGACTACACTGTTTGCCTCGTGTCTCAATATACCGTGCTGCTTATAACCGTCGACAGATTTTGTAGCGTCAAAATAGCAGCCAGATACAGAGCGTGGCGAACAAAAAACCGTGTCATCTGGATGGTCACAGTAACCTGGATCATAccagcattattgttttttacaacCATTTTTGGATGGGAACACTTCATTGGTTACAGAGACCTACAAGAAGGAGAGTGCGCTGTACAATTTCTTAAAGATCCCGTTTTTAATACAGCTTTAATTATTGGGTACTATTGGACAACACTGATCGTTTTAATCGTATTATACGCAGGCATATTTAAGACAGCCTATGATATGCAGAAGAAAAGTGAAGCTAAGCAAAGGAAGATGCAGTCTATGGTCGCTTTAAGTGCTGGTGTAATGTCGGGAATGGCTGGACGCGCTGCAGGTATGGCAGCTCTGTCTAAGGCTACCATATCAAGCGAAGATCAAATGAAAGTCACAGAATCAATAAGAAAGGATTCCACGTCTAAAGGATCTTTAGCAGCCCCGTTATTAACTTTAGGCGGCTCAACGGATTCAAACTCTAGTCAAAAATCTTCAGCTCATAAAAGCAGCGCTACGGTCACTGCAACTTCAACGACGGCTGAATCAGATGGAGAGAAAAAAGAAGACCAAGTAGAAGCAGAACGATCTAGTAGCCCTGCATTTGATTCGGATGATGAAAGTACCACGCAAACAAATGCCAAGAAACGACCTTCAGTTGTGAACTTAGTGATGCAAACTGGTGCATTACAGTTGCTTAATAATATGCGGATGAACGGCGGTATGCTTataaaaacagatttaaaaCAGTCTCCAGTAATGAAACACGATCTTGACAAACCTAAATATTCACTGTCACAGATATCGGAAAAGAGTTTACTCGATACAGACAACCTCGATATATCTCAATCCGGTCCATTTTCAGTGCAAGCTCCACTTGCTCCCCCATCAAATTCAAGCATTATGTCACCGACATCCTCGGGAATTGCTACGCCGTCCGATCACCGAGAAGTATCGACAACAATTGCTCAGAGAATAATACCCCCACCAACAGAGTTTCGCTGCAGTCCCACAGTGTCTGAGAGCCCACCGTCTTATTCTGAGTCATCTCGAGCTAGAACTGTTAGAGTAGTTAAGGACGGCAATACATACGATGTTTTAGTAGGAATGGATGGTGCCGATCTAAGATTTATGGATGAAAGTTCCGTCATCGTCCCTACTCCGACAAACGAAAGTCCTCCATCTTCTGTCACATTTCCAACAACCACCGAGCCGTCATCTCCACCGACTTTAAATAATTCAACCAACGTTACAAATACTTCGCTTTTACAAGCAGCGCTTATTAGAGCCACAGCTGAAGCCAAAGTACCAACAACTAAAGCCAGTTTCGCACCACCTCCTCCGATAAAAGTGAACACAGAAGTCAGTTTGACGACCGGAGAGCGTCCTAAACCTGTGATCACCTTAGTGTCGACGTCTTCCAATAACAATGAACCTCAGTCGCCAAAACGGCCGGAAATTATTTCCCCCTTAAAACTAAATCCTGTTATAAGTCCAGCTGTCGACAACAGCGAACTTTCAAGTCCTGCCGTAACTGGGTCAGTCCGTGGTGACTCCAAGAAAGACTTtgttaaaaacattggaaagaaattaaaagttaaacgtTCTAAACGCGACGGCCTGTTCCCAAGTATCGGCCGACAGAAGTCCAAGTCTGAAAACAGGGCGAGGAAAGCTTTTAGGACTATATCGTTTATCTTGGGAGCGTTTGTGGTATGTTGGACGCCTTACCATATTTTAGCATTAGTGGAAGGGTTTTGCACAGATCCGCCTTGCATCAACAAGCATCTTTATATGTTCACGTATTTTTTGTGTTACGCTAACAGCCCGATAAACCCGTTCTGCTACGCTCTGGCTAACCAGCAGTTCAAGAAGACTTTCACGAGACTCCTTCGGGGAGATTTTCATATCACCTAG